A DNA window from Methanomassiliicoccus sp. contains the following coding sequences:
- the iorA gene encoding indolepyruvate ferredoxin oxidoreductase subunit alpha has product MDKLLGNGGRLLLLGNEAIARGLIEAGVGVATTYPGTPSSEVGGILENIASEAGMYFEYSVNEKVAMEVAGAAAASGVRSFAFMKHVGLNVASDAFMTLSYTGVRAGMVVMSADDPSCHSSQSEQDNRFYAKLGLYPMLEPSTPAEARDMVVEAFRISELIGAPVLLRTTTRVNHARGAVDLREKMAPVRRGRFEKDPQKFVTVPANARLGRLEQLKRMEAALKLSEASDLNFSVGSSRVGVITSGVTYTYAREWLEGVEVFKLGFTNPVPEDRIAKFLRGKERVVVLEELEPYLEDEVRRIAQQAGIEVEVLGKRTGHLPRAYEYSPDLVLSLGSILGVKGEKEALPPVELKLPPRPPVLCAGCPHRSTYYAVKKAVGKDGAIYSTDIGCYTLGVQPPMQCADFVLCMGSSVGAAGGFAAATDQKVVAFIGDSTFFHAGLPGLINAVYNRHDLTLVILDNRTTAMTGHQPNPGVGREYGGVESIGLPIEPLVRACGVEHVRTVDPYDVTATIEVMKEAIAFEGLSVVISEHPCPLAKRKEGKLAPVKYAIDQEKCVKCYTCVSRFSCPALSKEDGVVKVDLSLCIGCGCCAQVCPKKAIEVVQ; this is encoded by the coding sequence TTGGACAAGTTATTGGGGAACGGTGGGAGGCTCCTCCTGCTCGGGAACGAGGCTATCGCTAGAGGTCTGATAGAAGCCGGGGTGGGGGTCGCCACCACCTACCCCGGAACACCATCCTCGGAGGTCGGCGGGATTCTGGAGAACATCGCCTCCGAGGCCGGGATGTACTTTGAGTACTCCGTCAACGAGAAGGTCGCCATGGAGGTCGCCGGCGCTGCCGCGGCATCTGGTGTACGCTCCTTTGCCTTCATGAAGCATGTCGGCCTCAACGTCGCCAGCGACGCGTTCATGACCCTGTCCTACACCGGAGTCCGGGCGGGCATGGTGGTCATGTCCGCCGACGATCCCTCCTGTCACTCGTCCCAGAGCGAGCAGGACAACCGCTTCTATGCCAAGCTCGGTCTCTATCCCATGCTGGAGCCCTCCACCCCGGCGGAGGCGAGGGATATGGTGGTCGAGGCCTTCCGCATCTCTGAGCTCATCGGCGCTCCGGTCCTGCTGCGGACCACCACCCGGGTCAACCATGCCCGGGGGGCGGTAGATCTCAGGGAGAAAATGGCGCCGGTGCGCAGAGGACGGTTCGAGAAGGACCCTCAGAAGTTCGTTACTGTTCCGGCCAACGCTCGATTGGGACGTCTGGAGCAGCTCAAGCGGATGGAGGCAGCGCTGAAGCTGTCCGAGGCTTCGGACCTCAACTTCAGTGTGGGGAGCTCCCGTGTCGGGGTCATCACCAGCGGGGTCACCTATACCTATGCCAGAGAGTGGCTGGAGGGCGTCGAGGTCTTTAAGCTCGGGTTCACCAACCCCGTCCCCGAGGACAGGATCGCCAAATTCTTGAGGGGAAAGGAAAGGGTCGTGGTCCTCGAGGAGCTGGAGCCTTACTTGGAGGACGAGGTTCGGCGCATCGCCCAGCAGGCTGGCATCGAGGTCGAGGTTCTGGGCAAGCGCACCGGGCATCTGCCCCGGGCGTACGAGTACTCGCCCGATCTCGTCCTGTCGCTCGGTTCGATCCTCGGGGTGAAGGGGGAGAAGGAAGCCCTCCCGCCAGTGGAGCTGAAGCTGCCTCCCCGGCCGCCGGTGCTGTGCGCCGGATGCCCCCACCGCTCAACCTACTATGCGGTCAAGAAGGCGGTGGGCAAGGACGGCGCGATCTACTCCACGGACATCGGATGCTATACCCTCGGAGTTCAACCGCCGATGCAGTGCGCCGACTTCGTGTTGTGCATGGGTTCCTCGGTGGGAGCGGCCGGCGGGTTCGCTGCGGCCACTGACCAGAAAGTGGTGGCGTTCATCGGTGACTCCACCTTCTTCCACGCTGGCCTGCCCGGTCTGATCAACGCCGTGTACAATCGCCACGACCTCACGCTGGTCATCCTGGACAACCGGACAACGGCCATGACCGGCCATCAGCCCAACCCGGGTGTGGGCCGGGAGTACGGCGGGGTGGAATCGATCGGCCTGCCCATCGAGCCCCTTGTCCGAGCTTGCGGGGTGGAGCACGTCCGCACCGTCGACCCCTACGATGTGACGGCGACGATCGAGGTCATGAAGGAGGCGATCGCGTTCGAGGGCCTCTCGGTGGTCATCTCTGAGCACCCATGCCCTCTGGCGAAGAGAAAGGAGGGGAAGCTGGCCCCGGTCAAGTACGCCATTGATCAGGAGAAGTGTGTGAAGTGTTACACCTGCGTGTCCCGCTTCTCCTGCCCTGCCCTAAGCAAGGAGGACGGGGTGGTCAAGGTGGACCTTTCGCTGTGCATCGGCTGTGGGTGCTGTGCCCAGGTATGCCCGAAGAAGGCGATCGAGGTGGTACAGTGA
- a CDS encoding helix-turn-helix domain-containing protein, producing the protein MDLVVVTFIVTMMGRAVAELIRLGMGEYEARTYIGLVGLGEGTARQIHEASGVPRPRIYDILESLEQKGFVEVWQGKPKHYRAVSPDRLMRILRMGLEESMDVASEELNDLSLEARNKTFPVWHVKGELSITDQIRTMFDDVKTELVVLCTKTSAFRSLINDLKTVSEKAKVICMVPEGGSTFKKVLPGVLIVEPHLGATDFSENYTRLFTSKLQTTDDIYRVEIFIVIDGVRSLLLYEVNGEKTAIVFELPIITILQRSAIISLIKEAETIGRS; encoded by the coding sequence ATGGATTTAGTTGTTGTAACTTTCATAGTTACAATGATGGGACGAGCCGTTGCTGAACTGATCAGGCTTGGCATGGGGGAGTATGAAGCCCGCACATACATCGGTCTGGTGGGCCTGGGGGAAGGCACCGCGAGGCAGATACACGAGGCTAGCGGCGTCCCTCGGCCCCGCATCTATGATATCCTCGAATCGTTGGAACAAAAGGGCTTCGTAGAGGTATGGCAGGGCAAACCTAAGCATTACCGTGCGGTCTCGCCCGATCGGCTGATGCGTATCCTGCGCATGGGCTTGGAGGAATCCATGGATGTGGCGTCCGAAGAGCTGAACGACCTCAGCCTGGAAGCGCGGAACAAGACGTTCCCGGTGTGGCATGTCAAAGGTGAATTGAGCATCACGGACCAGATCCGGACCATGTTCGACGACGTTAAAACGGAGTTAGTCGTCCTATGTACAAAAACCTCTGCATTTCGATCCTTGATCAACGATCTCAAAACTGTCAGTGAGAAGGCCAAGGTCATATGCATGGTCCCCGAGGGCGGCAGCACTTTCAAAAAAGTGTTGCCTGGCGTTTTGATCGTAGAGCCTCATCTGGGTGCAACGGACTTCTCCGAGAACTATACAAGGCTATTCACTAGTAAGCTCCAAACCACCGACGATATCTACCGCGTAGAGATATTCATCGTCATAGATGGGGTGCGGTCTCTTCTTCTTTACGAGGTAAATGGCGAAAAGACAGCTATCGTATTTGAGCTTCCCATTATCACGATTCTCCAAAGAAGCGCCATTATCAGCTTGATCAAGGAGGCTGAAACTATTGGGCGAAGTTGA
- a CDS encoding methyltransferase domain-containing protein yields the protein MAVTASDVSAEGVPYNYLNGLPFSNLEPGLSMTEEYVHGYSQREAQRLRDQATTLTDLLHYDTHYPEKSMVLEAGCGIGAQTVSLARNSPGAKITSMDISVSSIERAKCWVKGEGITNVEFMVADIFDLPFSDGSFDHIFICFVLEHLRNPIDALKQLKRVLRDGGTITIIEGDHGSAYFHPESKEACKAIDCLVRLQEMSGGNPKIGRQLFPLLAEAGFDHIEISPRMVYVDDSKPTWVEGFTKLTFTSMVEGVEEEALSNGMIGRDEWKKGISDLYRTAKPGGTFCYTFFKGVARKG from the coding sequence ATGGCGGTAACAGCTAGCGACGTATCTGCCGAGGGGGTCCCCTATAATTATTTGAACGGCCTTCCTTTTTCCAACTTGGAGCCTGGTCTCTCAATGACAGAAGAATATGTTCATGGCTATTCACAGAGGGAAGCGCAAAGGCTAAGGGATCAAGCGACGACACTTACCGACCTATTGCATTATGATACGCATTATCCAGAGAAGAGCATGGTCCTGGAGGCAGGATGCGGCATTGGTGCTCAGACGGTCTCCCTTGCCCGGAACAGCCCTGGCGCCAAAATCACATCGATGGACATCTCAGTAAGCTCGATTGAGAGAGCCAAGTGTTGGGTGAAAGGCGAAGGAATTACGAACGTCGAATTTATGGTCGCAGATATCTTCGATTTACCATTTAGCGATGGATCGTTCGACCACATATTCATCTGCTTTGTTCTCGAACATCTTCGCAATCCGATCGATGCCTTGAAGCAACTGAAAAGGGTCCTCCGCGATGGCGGCACGATCACCATCATCGAGGGAGATCACGGATCGGCTTACTTCCACCCGGAGAGCAAGGAGGCATGCAAGGCGATAGACTGCCTGGTACGGTTGCAAGAGATGTCCGGAGGAAATCCCAAGATCGGAAGGCAGCTCTTCCCATTGCTGGCCGAGGCGGGTTTTGATCATATCGAGATATCGCCCAGAATGGTCTATGTGGATGACAGTAAGCCAACATGGGTGGAAGGATTTACAAAGCTGACCTTCACGAGCATGGTCGAGGGCGTTGAGGAGGAGGCGCTATCGAACGGGATGATCGGAAGGGATGAGTGGAAAAAGGGAATCTCGGACCTATATCGGACCGCAAAGCCCGGCGGTACGTTCTGCTACACATTCTTCAAGGGAGTGGCCAGAAAGGGATGA
- a CDS encoding 4Fe-4S binding protein: MYKTYKDLPAEPVASQHTEDIMTGTWRTIRPVLNEDKCIRCYMCWKFCPDMSMIVEKEGDYPHVDLDHCKGCGICSNECPRGAIRMERETL, translated from the coding sequence ATGTACAAGACCTACAAGGACCTCCCGGCCGAGCCGGTCGCGTCCCAGCACACCGAAGATATCATGACCGGGACCTGGAGGACCATCCGCCCGGTCCTCAATGAGGACAAGTGCATTCGCTGCTACATGTGCTGGAAGTTCTGCCCAGACATGAGCATGATAGTGGAGAAGGAGGGCGACTACCCGCACGTGGACCTTGATCACTGCAAGGGCTGCGGGATCTGCTCCAACGAGTGCCCCCGGGGGGCCATCAGGATGGAGAGGGAGACCCTATGA
- a CDS encoding DUF1801 domain-containing protein, translating into MAEARSRAKPKDIDEYIAAFPPEIQERLVMIRQAVKATVPEAQETISYGMPAFQLNGPLAYFAAFKSHIGFYPTPSGVSEFSEELSHYKQGKGSVQFPNDAPIPLDLVRRIVKFKAKENAKRAKKQE; encoded by the coding sequence ATGGCTGAAGCGCGCTCAAGGGCAAAGCCCAAGGATATCGACGAGTACATCGCCGCCTTTCCGCCCGAGATCCAGGAGAGATTAGTCATGATCCGTCAGGCCGTAAAGGCAACGGTTCCTGAGGCTCAGGAAACGATCAGCTATGGGATGCCCGCGTTCCAGCTCAACGGCCCCTTGGCCTACTTCGCCGCGTTCAAGAGCCACATTGGCTTCTATCCAACCCCTTCTGGCGTCAGCGAGTTCAGTGAGGAGCTCTCTCACTACAAGCAGGGCAAGGGGTCGGTACAATTCCCGAATGACGCCCCGATCCCCCTAGACCTGGTGAGAAGGATAGTAAAATTCAAGGCGAAAGAGAACGCCAAAAGGGCGAAGAAGCAAGAATGA
- a CDS encoding ABC transporter permease: protein MRQKKDGKSLRADLDTFYIKQLAVLVIITTIVISLFGLAFEKGPTQDIRVDIVNLDEAQGNSSTAALITSIMTEGTTLHIQNSWGPEDNDPLNQSLDDLKGGSVEAVIVFGHGFTADIVSWMSSARNGTTVPPSDLTIYSDNSNPIAAASVLAEVQRSTQAALVSSYHISQPIKLVPDIVYGEGTNMRDFMAPAIAGLLIFILTLMPALLFGKKVEKERDPASTLKSRGMMVLMWSITGMVLAATVLTVLALFGIRMAGDMTAAFTILSLLAVASASLGQLLAELLNGRSAANMVVLPLLLYPAILLGGIILPISALPDYLLPISYLLPLTYGIEGSRLVMLNGFGWDGCWMQLSALFVFSAICIGLSLLIGQRSSRDLREPHESA from the coding sequence ATGCGACAAAAAAAGGATGGGAAATCCCTGAGGGCTGATCTAGACACATTCTACATCAAGCAGCTTGCCGTGCTGGTGATCATCACCACGATCGTGATATCCTTGTTCGGATTGGCCTTCGAAAAGGGGCCAACACAGGACATCCGTGTTGATATCGTCAACTTGGATGAAGCTCAAGGCAACTCATCGACAGCCGCTTTGATCACGAGCATTATGACAGAAGGCACAACTCTCCATATCCAAAACTCATGGGGTCCGGAGGACAATGATCCATTGAACCAATCTCTGGATGATCTGAAGGGGGGGAGCGTTGAGGCGGTCATCGTTTTCGGCCACGGCTTTACTGCCGACATCGTGTCGTGGATGTCCTCCGCACGTAACGGTACGACGGTCCCGCCTTCCGACCTTACTATCTATTCCGATAACTCCAACCCCATAGCCGCCGCCTCTGTACTGGCAGAGGTGCAGCGGTCGACCCAAGCCGCCCTTGTATCTTCGTATCACATTTCTCAACCGATCAAGTTGGTCCCGGACATTGTCTATGGTGAAGGCACCAATATGCGTGACTTCATGGCGCCGGCCATCGCTGGTTTGCTCATCTTCATCCTGACTCTGATGCCGGCCCTCCTGTTCGGGAAGAAGGTGGAGAAAGAGCGTGATCCTGCATCGACCTTAAAAAGTAGGGGAATGATGGTGCTGATGTGGTCGATCACCGGGATGGTCCTGGCCGCGACAGTTTTGACGGTCCTCGCTCTCTTCGGCATACGGATGGCGGGGGATATGACGGCGGCGTTCACCATCTTGTCCTTACTAGCAGTTGCGAGCGCCTCTCTGGGCCAATTGCTTGCTGAGCTCCTGAACGGTAGATCCGCCGCCAATATGGTCGTCTTGCCGCTCTTGCTCTATCCAGCAATTCTGCTGGGTGGGATCATCCTTCCGATCTCAGCCCTGCCGGACTACTTGTTGCCCATATCCTACCTCCTTCCCCTGACCTATGGCATCGAAGGTTCCCGCTTGGTCATGCTGAATGGGTTCGGGTGGGACGGGTGCTGGATGCAGCTATCGGCGCTCTTCGTGTTCTCGGCCATATGTATAGGCCTTTCCCTGCTGATAGGGCAAAGGTCCTCACGAGATCTTCGTGAACCGCACGAGAGCGCTTGA
- the porA gene encoding pyruvate ferredoxin oxidoreductase: MIEMMNANYAAARAAKLARVDVTAVYPITPQTSISEKLAEMVQKGEMDAKFMMMESEHSAMSALIGASYVGARTFTATSSHGLALMHEMLMWAVGARRPIVMPVAARTIGGPWNIWGEHHDVITERDTGWLQIFCENNQEVLDTVLMAYRVAEDPEVMLPIMVIEDGFILSHTVDIVDVPEQEKVDRYLPPFKPEYPVDVKNPMRHGGLMMPDWWTEFRYLIYQSQEVARTKLLEAEKEFEAIFGRSYGGMMEYYKCDDADAVLVVAGSAAGTAKEVADRYRAEGKKVGVAKLRVFRPFPAEEVRRLADMTTTIGVFDRSYTYGDGGAMFNEVRSALQSTGSVMKDYVGGLGGRDVTVKFIEWIFDDLLRIAEAGKADRTVEWVGLKDGTGRW, from the coding sequence ATGATCGAGATGATGAACGCTAACTACGCGGCGGCCCGGGCGGCCAAGCTGGCTCGGGTCGATGTGACCGCCGTATACCCGATCACCCCGCAGACCTCCATCTCGGAGAAGCTGGCGGAGATGGTGCAGAAGGGAGAGATGGACGCCAAGTTCATGATGATGGAGAGCGAGCACTCCGCGATGTCCGCCCTCATCGGTGCCTCGTACGTCGGGGCCCGTACCTTCACCGCCACTTCCTCCCACGGCTTGGCGCTGATGCACGAGATGCTAATGTGGGCCGTCGGCGCCCGACGACCGATCGTCATGCCCGTAGCTGCACGTACCATCGGCGGCCCGTGGAACATCTGGGGCGAGCATCACGACGTCATCACCGAGCGCGACACCGGCTGGCTGCAGATCTTCTGCGAGAATAACCAGGAGGTGTTGGACACCGTGCTCATGGCCTATCGCGTGGCGGAGGACCCTGAGGTCATGCTGCCGATCATGGTCATCGAGGACGGGTTCATACTCTCCCACACCGTCGATATCGTGGACGTCCCGGAGCAGGAGAAGGTCGACCGCTACCTTCCACCGTTCAAGCCGGAGTACCCCGTGGACGTGAAGAACCCCATGCGACACGGTGGTCTGATGATGCCGGACTGGTGGACGGAGTTCCGGTACCTCATCTACCAGAGCCAGGAGGTCGCTAGGACCAAGCTGCTGGAGGCAGAGAAGGAGTTCGAAGCCATCTTCGGCCGCAGCTACGGCGGGATGATGGAGTACTACAAGTGTGACGATGCCGACGCCGTTCTGGTGGTGGCCGGTTCGGCCGCCGGTACGGCGAAGGAGGTTGCTGACCGCTACCGTGCGGAGGGCAAGAAGGTCGGAGTAGCCAAGCTCCGGGTCTTCCGTCCCTTCCCGGCGGAGGAGGTCCGCCGCCTGGCGGACATGACCACCACGATCGGAGTGTTCGACCGCTCCTACACCTATGGCGACGGGGGTGCCATGTTCAACGAGGTCCGCTCCGCGCTGCAGTCGACGGGTTCGGTCATGAAGGACTACGTCGGCGGTCTCGGCGGACGGGACGTGACGGTCAAGTTCATCGAGTGGATCTTCGACGATCTGCTGAGGATCGCCGAGGCTGGCAAGGCCGACCGTACGGTCGAGTGGGTCGGCCTCAAGGATGGAACGGGGAGGTGGTAA
- a CDS encoding RNA-binding domain-containing protein: protein MDIANLSFRTFAHATEDPERVERALKFVSGVEDVTRSSSTGYHGNPILVLEAKVTDSKHIKALLRSLGPEALRSLLDSLDRRLDDESFFYFRLDKQEAFLEKFVLTDGDDVIAVRGKVKSYPQNRDNAMASMRHVLEVELARAARVDAGNT, encoded by the coding sequence ATGGACATCGCCAACCTGTCCTTCCGGACGTTTGCCCACGCGACCGAAGACCCCGAGCGGGTGGAGAGGGCGCTGAAGTTCGTCTCGGGGGTCGAGGACGTCACCAGAAGTTCGAGCACTGGCTATCACGGCAACCCGATTCTCGTTTTGGAGGCCAAGGTCACCGACTCCAAGCACATCAAGGCGCTGCTGCGATCCCTCGGCCCGGAGGCGCTGAGGTCCCTGCTCGACAGCCTGGACCGCAGGCTCGATGACGAGTCATTCTTCTATTTCCGCCTGGACAAGCAGGAGGCGTTCCTGGAGAAATTTGTGCTCACTGACGGTGATGATGTCATAGCTGTGCGGGGCAAGGTGAAGTCCTACCCCCAGAACCGCGATAACGCCATGGCCTCGATGCGGCACGTCCTCGAGGTCGAGCTGGCGCGCGCCGCCCGAGTTGACGCTGGAAACACTTGA
- a CDS encoding 3-methyl-2-oxobutanoate dehydrogenase subunit beta, with amino-acid sequence MESTESTKRYKFTIPQEEYITPGHSACPGCGEPLAMRYLLKALGPNTVINVPAGCCAVIPGVWPRYAVKVPFVDHAFECTAAVSSGIKAALEKKGMDDVTVVGWAGDGGTVDIGLQALSGAVDRDTDFLYVMYDNEAYMNTGIQCSGATPCGAWTTTTPGGKHIQQRRDKKKILDMMIANGIVYGATVSVAYPDDFIRTIQKAKGIKGPKFIHAYSPCPSGWRMDPRKAIEVSRLAVRTGAFPLYEFHNGKYSFTKEIKKRKPVEEYLRLQGRFKHLTPADVAEVQALVDREYEALVAKVGASGR; translated from the coding sequence TTGGAGAGCACCGAATCGACGAAGAGATACAAGTTCACCATACCTCAGGAGGAATACATCACTCCCGGGCACAGCGCCTGCCCCGGATGCGGGGAGCCGTTGGCGATGCGTTATCTGCTCAAGGCTCTCGGACCCAACACAGTCATCAACGTGCCTGCGGGGTGCTGCGCCGTCATTCCTGGCGTGTGGCCTCGCTACGCGGTCAAGGTCCCCTTCGTGGACCATGCTTTCGAGTGCACCGCCGCGGTGTCCTCGGGCATCAAGGCCGCGCTGGAGAAGAAGGGAATGGACGACGTGACCGTGGTCGGCTGGGCCGGCGACGGCGGAACGGTGGACATCGGGCTGCAGGCGCTCTCAGGCGCGGTGGACCGGGACACTGATTTCCTTTACGTGATGTATGATAACGAGGCGTACATGAACACCGGCATCCAATGCTCCGGTGCGACCCCCTGCGGGGCGTGGACCACCACGACGCCAGGCGGCAAGCACATCCAGCAGCGCAGGGACAAGAAGAAGATCCTCGATATGATGATCGCCAACGGCATAGTCTACGGCGCGACGGTCTCGGTCGCCTACCCCGACGACTTCATCAGGACCATCCAGAAGGCCAAGGGCATCAAGGGACCCAAGTTCATACATGCTTACTCCCCCTGCCCCTCGGGTTGGCGCATGGACCCCCGCAAGGCGATCGAGGTCTCCCGGCTGGCGGTGCGCACGGGGGCGTTTCCCCTGTACGAATTCCATAACGGGAAGTACTCGTTCACCAAAGAGATTAAGAAGAGGAAGCCGGTTGAAGAATATCTTCGCCTCCAGGGGAGGTTCAAGCACCTGACCCCCGCTGATGTGGCCGAGGTCCAAGCTCTCGTCGACAGGGAGTACGAGGCGCTGGTGGCCAAGGTGGGGGCGAGCGGACGGTGA
- a CDS encoding alpha/beta hydrolase codes for MPRFETRDGTSIYYKDWGSGQPVVFSHGWPLSSDAFEDQMFYLASNGYRCVAYDRRGHGRSDQPWEGNDMDTYGDDLSELIELLNLEDAVLVGHSTGGGEVARYIGRHGTGRVSKAVLIGSITPLMLKTPSNPNGTPKEAFDTMRSGIVADRGQFFKDLSMPFYGYNRPGARESEGVRDTFWLQSMMCGFPAAYYCVKAFSETDLTDDLKKIDVPTLILHGDDDQIVPIRASAMLASKLVKDATLKIYDGAPHGMCTTHKHQVNEDLLAFIEGRLVKEEMPVRVR; via the coding sequence ATGCCCAGATTTGAGACAAGAGATGGAACGAGCATTTATTACAAGGACTGGGGGAGCGGACAGCCTGTGGTCTTCAGCCACGGTTGGCCATTGAGCTCAGATGCGTTCGAAGATCAGATGTTCTATCTGGCTTCCAACGGATATCGGTGCGTGGCCTATGATCGCCGTGGCCATGGGCGCTCAGACCAACCTTGGGAAGGTAACGATATGGACACCTATGGCGACGATTTATCCGAACTCATCGAACTGCTCAACTTGGAGGACGCGGTGCTCGTTGGCCATTCCACGGGGGGTGGCGAGGTGGCGAGATACATCGGCCGTCACGGCACGGGCCGTGTATCCAAGGCCGTGCTGATCGGTTCCATCACACCCCTCATGCTCAAGACCCCTTCGAACCCGAACGGAACACCGAAGGAAGCGTTCGATACGATGCGCTCCGGAATCGTCGCAGACCGGGGGCAGTTCTTCAAGGACCTCAGCATGCCGTTCTACGGCTACAACCGCCCCGGCGCAAGAGAGTCAGAAGGTGTTAGGGATACGTTCTGGCTGCAAAGCATGATGTGCGGTTTTCCGGCAGCGTACTACTGTGTGAAAGCGTTCTCCGAAACGGACCTCACTGATGACCTCAAGAAGATCGATGTGCCTACCCTAATCCTCCATGGTGACGACGATCAGATCGTGCCCATCAGAGCCTCAGCGATGCTTGCGTCCAAGCTGGTCAAGGACGCGACCCTCAAGATCTATGACGGAGCCCCTCATGGGATGTGCACAACGCACAAGCATCAGGTGAACGAGGATCTGTTGGCGTTCATTGAGGGAAGATTGGTAAAGGAGGAGATGCCGGTCAGAGTTCGATGA
- the aqpZ gene encoding aquaporin Z → MGDGIRKYLAEGVGTFVLVLGGVGAAVLAGQSLGVLGIAAAFGLALLIMVFSIGYISGCHVNPAVTVGIAIARGMGLKDMAGYIIAQLIGATVAAAIILVIAQGAPGGYDLSQGLGANGYGDHSPEGYDLMACAVTELVLSFVFILTILAVTDRLAPKDLAGVPIGLGLALVNMVGIPITNCSVNPARSFGPALLVGGWAIEQLWLFIIMPIVGAILAAGIYRLMGGRPARKEIT, encoded by the coding sequence ATGGGTGATGGAATTAGGAAGTATTTGGCCGAAGGTGTGGGGACTTTCGTTCTTGTGCTTGGTGGAGTTGGCGCCGCTGTTTTGGCCGGTCAATCCTTGGGAGTCTTAGGGATTGCCGCAGCCTTTGGCCTCGCCCTGCTGATCATGGTGTTTTCGATAGGCTACATATCCGGTTGCCATGTGAACCCGGCGGTGACGGTCGGCATCGCCATCGCCCGAGGGATGGGCCTGAAGGACATGGCCGGATACATAATCGCTCAATTGATCGGAGCTACGGTCGCCGCTGCGATCATACTCGTCATCGCCCAGGGAGCACCGGGAGGTTACGATCTCTCGCAAGGTCTTGGCGCAAACGGCTACGGCGATCACTCACCCGAGGGTTACGACCTAATGGCCTGTGCCGTGACCGAGCTGGTCCTATCCTTCGTGTTCATACTGACCATCCTGGCCGTGACCGATCGCCTGGCCCCCAAGGACCTGGCCGGAGTTCCCATCGGCCTTGGACTCGCTCTGGTCAACATGGTCGGGATTCCTATAACCAATTGCTCGGTCAACCCTGCCAGGAGTTTTGGACCAGCTCTCCTGGTCGGAGGATGGGCTATTGAGCAACTGTGGCTTTTCATTATCATGCCGATAGTAGGGGCCATATTGGCTGCAGGCATCTACAGGCTGATGGGAGGCAGGCCTGCAAGAAAGGAAATTACCTGA
- a CDS encoding VOC family protein gives MPRVIHFEIPAERPERAVEFYKRVFDWKIEKWAGPIDYWLVTTGESGEPGIDGAIHENTHFKTVVNTVAVDSIDECLQKVQQAGGKVLIPKGAVPGLGYVAFAEDTEGNAFGMLQSDPSVR, from the coding sequence ATGCCGAGGGTCATTCATTTTGAGATTCCTGCAGAGAGGCCGGAACGGGCCGTGGAGTTTTACAAGAGAGTATTCGACTGGAAGATCGAGAAGTGGGCCGGCCCCATCGACTATTGGCTTGTGACAACAGGTGAGAGCGGAGAGCCAGGCATTGACGGCGCGATACATGAGAACACACATTTTAAAACCGTCGTCAACACCGTCGCCGTGGATTCCATCGATGAGTGCCTGCAAAAGGTCCAGCAGGCAGGAGGTAAGGTTCTGATACCAAAAGGGGCCGTACCGGGGCTAGGATATGTTGCCTTCGCGGAGGACACAGAGGGAAACGCGTTCGGGATGCTGCAAAGCGATCCCTCCGTCAGATAA
- a CDS encoding 2-oxoacid:acceptor oxidoreductase family protein, producing MLEVRFHGRGGQGAVIASEILARAAMKEGKYASAFPFFGVERRGAPVMAFCRIDDRPIRIHAGIYGPDHVVVLDHGLMKMVNVQEGQKEGGSLVVNTSMTLDELGLPADRRTLLIDATTIALRRGLGSATAPIVNTAILGAFARACDIVSIDSILESIKESVPAKRDQNVAAAQDAYRSLEGM from the coding sequence ATGTTAGAAGTACGTTTTCACGGGCGGGGCGGCCAGGGAGCCGTCATCGCCTCCGAGATACTGGCCAGGGCGGCGATGAAAGAAGGTAAGTACGCTTCGGCCTTCCCGTTCTTCGGTGTTGAGAGGAGGGGGGCCCCGGTGATGGCGTTCTGTCGCATCGACGACCGCCCCATTCGCATTCATGCCGGCATCTACGGGCCGGACCATGTGGTCGTCCTGGACCACGGGCTGATGAAGATGGTCAACGTCCAGGAGGGACAGAAGGAGGGTGGTTCGCTGGTAGTGAACACCTCGATGACCCTGGATGAGCTCGGCCTACCCGCCGATCGCCGGACCCTGCTCATCGATGCGACCACCATAGCTCTGCGTCGGGGGCTGGGCAGCGCCACTGCGCCCATCGTCAACACTGCCATCCTGGGTGCCTTCGCCCGGGCCTGCGACATAGTGTCCATCGACTCCATCCTGGAGAGCATCAAGGAATCGGTGCCGGCCAAGAGGGACCAGAACGTGGCCGCCGCCCAGGATGCCTATCGTTCACTGGAGGGGATGTGA